One segment of Clavelina lepadiformis chromosome 2, kaClaLepa1.1, whole genome shotgun sequence DNA contains the following:
- the LOC143446533 gene encoding WAP, Kazal, immunoglobulin, Kunitz and NTR domain-containing protein 2-like: MSIICKYLLCHVLIAMMMMIHTLGGVLSSPASSSNLPRTNVVEIDIPGVDIPTCNEIRCTGQGYVCRDNDGVASCICIPDCPLPTVRGEFICASDNQTYFNRCTMNKMACEKEIELHEVECNIVHHADTSSGNQQPYAQSITFQLTVQVGMQARLPCEVGGDPRPTILWKREGTDDDHMSAGFARGRKSVTADGTLVISSALAMDAGTYICLAFNRLGSVKLPFTLVVRGHHHIRSGFVNKELTYDQKCVENITFQAKNCRKRWNHRRALGYWIHNPSSGRCEENYFRDCETIYNKYTTKKECEETCTDECQMPPATGGCNDFSARIFYNKTSMECEAFPYSGCGGNGNNFLSTQACRQRCKTPRISSAPTKPACPFCSQHMTKKYCRSDFVIQARVLRIFTNVVDDTQMMKVRITYVFKDDLLNLGLSLYDLSDPSDSELTLEVHLDSQCPCPDITNHLPRPSDTSFSGTRSNSYHCSLDYRRHPGSRSLHLDDSHCVELIISGVIRNGYASIVQGSLVVPASDTNIARMTSNTVCSGICSIFQKNGPTIGPICAH; the protein is encoded by the exons ATGTCGATAATATGCAAATATCTTCTGTGTCATGTTTTGATTgcgatgatgatgatgatacaCACCCTGGGTGGAGTGCTCTCGTCCCCGGCGTCTTCATCCAACTTACCCAGAACTAATGTTGTGGAAATAGACATCCCGGGGGTt GATATACCAACCTGCAATGAAATACGATGCACAGGCCAGGGCTACGTTTGCCGAGATAATGATGGTGTGGCGTCTTGCATATGCATTCCTGACTGTCCGTTACCTACTGTCCGTGGCGAATTTATTTGCGCTTCAGACAACCAAACTTACTTCAACCGTTGTACAATGAACAAGATGGCATGTGAAAAGGAGATTGAGCTTCACGAAGTGGAATGCAACATTGTTCACCACGCCGACACGTCTTCAGGCAACCAGCAGCCGTATGCGCAATCCATAACCTTTCAGTTAACTGTGCAGGTCGGTATGCAAGCGCGCTTGCCGTGTGAGGTAGGCGGCGACCCAAGACCAACAATTCTCTGGAAGCGAGAAGGAACCGATGACGACCACATGTCTGCAGGATTTGCTAGGGGCCGGAAATCGGTTACGGCCGACGGTACATTGGTGATATCCTCTGCCCTTGCCATGGATGCCGGAACGTACATTTGCCTTGCTTTTAATAGACTGGGATCAGTAAAGCTGCCTTTTACCCTTGTTGTGCGAG GTCACCATCATATCAGATCAGGGTTTGTCAACAAAGAACTAACTTACGACCAAAAGTGTGTCGAAAATATCACGTTTCAAGCCAAAAATTGCCGAAAGAGGTGGAATCACCGTCGTGCGCTCGGCTACTGGATACATAACCCATCAAGCGGCCGATGCGAGGAAAATTATTTTAGGGACTGCGAAACCATTTACAATAAG taCACAACCAAAAAAGAATGTGAAGAGACTTGTACAGATGAGTGTCAAATGCCACCTGCAACTGGCGGGTGCAACGATTTTAGTGCACgaattttttacaataaaacctCAATGGAGTGTGAg gCCTTCCCGTACAGTGGGTGTGGTGGAAATGGCAACAACTTTCTCTCAACTCAAGCTTGCAGACAGCGATGCAAAACACCTAGGATATCATCGGCACCAACGAAACCGGCATGCCCATTCTGCAGTCAACATATGACAAAGAAATACTGCAGGTCTGATTTTGTAATCCAAGCAAGGGTGTTGCGCATATTCACAAATGTTGTGGATGACACGCAGATGATGAAAGTGCGAATTACCTACGTTTTTAAAGACGACCTATTAAACCTAGGCTTGTCGTTATATGATCTTTCTGACCCAAGCGACTCAGAGCTTACGCTTGAGGTACACCTAGACAGCCAATGTCCATGCCCGGACATTACAAATCACTTGCCAAGGCCTAGCGATACAAGTTTTAGTGGTACGCGTTCAAATAGCTATCATTGTAGTCTCGACTACCGTAGACACCCGGGGAGCAGAAGTTTGCATTTAGACGATTCCCATTGTGTTGAACTTATCATATCGGGTGTAATACGCAATGGATATGCTAGCATTGTGCAAGGAAGTCTCGTCGTTCCAGCATCGGACACGAATATCGCAAGAATGACATCAAATACAGTTTGTAGTGGTATTTGtagtatttttcaaaaaaacggTCCGACCATTGGGCCAATATGCGCGCATTAA